In Maridesulfovibrio sp., a single genomic region encodes these proteins:
- a CDS encoding MIP/aquaporin family protein, which yields MSPFLGELIGTMILTLFGCGVVANVVLEKSKGQNGGWIVITMGWGFAVAFAVYVAGKYSGAHINPAVTLGLAAGGYFPWASVPVYLAGQMIGGFIGAVLCYFTYKCHWEPTEDAGAKLAVFSTGPAIPCTAENFLCEFIGTFFLVFILLGIGANEFSKGLNPLIVGFFIVSIGLSLGGPTGYAINPARDLAPRIAHALLPIPGKGGSDWGYAWIPVVAPICGGVAGALVYKAIVG from the coding sequence ATGAGTCCTTTTTTAGGCGAACTGATTGGTACGATGATTCTTACTCTTTTCGGTTGCGGCGTTGTTGCCAACGTTGTTCTTGAAAAATCCAAGGGTCAGAACGGCGGCTGGATTGTTATCACCATGGGGTGGGGATTTGCTGTAGCATTTGCGGTTTATGTTGCAGGTAAATACTCTGGTGCACACATCAACCCCGCAGTAACCCTCGGACTGGCCGCAGGCGGATATTTCCCCTGGGCAAGTGTTCCCGTTTATCTTGCCGGACAGATGATCGGCGGCTTCATCGGTGCTGTACTCTGCTACTTCACCTACAAATGCCACTGGGAACCCACTGAAGATGCAGGTGCAAAACTGGCTGTTTTCTCCACCGGACCTGCCATCCCCTGCACTGCAGAAAACTTTCTCTGCGAATTTATAGGCACCTTCTTTCTGGTCTTCATCCTTCTGGGTATCGGTGCCAACGAATTCTCCAAAGGTCTTAACCCCCTTATTGTCGGTTTCTTCATCGTATCCATCGGCCTCTCTCTCGGTGGCCCCACCGGATACGCTATCAACCCTGCCCGTGACCTTGCTCCCCGTATCGCTCATGCTCTTCTGCCCATTCCCGGCAAAGGCGGCAGCGACTGGGGATATGCCTGGATTCCGGTTGTAGCACCCATCTGCGGCGGTGTTGCAGGCGCTCTGGTTTACAAGGCTATCGTCGGCTAA
- the glp gene encoding gephyrin-like molybdotransferase Glp — translation MNHEFFKIISRDEFQTLLMNFRSTGTKASTISDAFGMVLGEDIVSPEDLPPVSRSCMDGYAVNARDAFGAGESNPAYLECRAELRVNEKPDFTLNPGECAAIPTGGSLPDGADAVVMVEHTQDLGAGTIEIRKSSAPGDHTMLRGEDAAKDELIFKAGHRIRFQDVGLLAALGIGSIPVHKRPKVGIISTGDELMEITAPPKPGTIRDVNSHTLRCLVSQAGGIPVNYGIVRDELDKLESTLARAVAENDLVLLSGGSSVGMRDLTVRAIESMPESEILAHGVAISPGKPTILGRSGEKPIMGLPGQVTSVQVVMLALVAPFIRHLMGQTDAFSTSGRPVVMAELARNTVSKPGREDYIRVRLTERSNELPLAQPIYGKSGLLKTMIQADGLMIIPADTEGYYSGRSVQIWMI, via the coding sequence ATGAATCACGAATTTTTCAAGATTATCAGCAGGGATGAATTCCAGACCCTGTTAATGAATTTCAGATCTACCGGAACAAAAGCTTCAACCATCTCGGATGCTTTCGGGATGGTTCTGGGGGAAGACATCGTTTCCCCGGAAGACCTGCCCCCGGTCAGCAGGTCCTGCATGGACGGCTATGCGGTAAATGCCCGTGACGCTTTCGGGGCAGGAGAATCAAACCCGGCCTATCTTGAATGCCGTGCGGAACTCAGGGTCAACGAGAAGCCGGATTTCACCCTGAACCCCGGAGAGTGCGCAGCTATTCCAACCGGAGGGTCCCTCCCGGACGGTGCCGATGCCGTAGTGATGGTGGAACACACGCAGGATCTGGGGGCCGGTACGATTGAAATACGCAAATCTTCAGCACCGGGAGATCACACTATGCTCCGGGGCGAAGATGCTGCCAAAGATGAATTGATTTTCAAGGCAGGCCACCGGATTCGCTTTCAGGACGTGGGGCTCCTTGCGGCACTGGGAATCGGATCAATACCTGTGCACAAAAGGCCGAAAGTCGGAATCATTTCCACCGGCGATGAACTGATGGAAATCACCGCACCGCCAAAACCCGGCACCATCAGGGATGTGAACTCGCATACCCTGCGCTGTCTTGTTTCACAGGCCGGCGGAATACCGGTGAATTACGGTATTGTGCGCGATGAACTGGACAAGCTGGAAAGCACGCTGGCCCGGGCTGTTGCCGAAAACGATCTGGTGCTCCTTTCCGGCGGAAGCTCCGTCGGCATGCGCGACCTGACCGTCCGGGCCATCGAATCAATGCCCGAGTCGGAAATTCTGGCTCACGGTGTTGCCATAAGCCCGGGCAAACCGACCATACTCGGAAGATCCGGCGAAAAACCTATCATGGGACTGCCGGGGCAGGTCACATCGGTACAGGTTGTCATGCTCGCGCTGGTTGCCCCCTTCATACGCCATCTGATGGGCCAGACTGACGCGTTTTCCACATCAGGACGCCCGGTGGTCATGGCCGAACTCGCCAGAAACACCGTCTCCAAACCCGGTAGGGAAGATTACATACGGGTAAGGCTTACGGAAAGAAGCAATGAACTGCCCCTGGCCCAACCTATCTACGGTAAATCAGGACTGCTTAAAACCATGATTCAGGCCGATGGGCTGATGATCATTCCGGCAGACACCGAGGGCTACTATTCCGGCAGGAGTGTCCAGATCTGGATGATATGA
- a CDS encoding glycerol-3-phosphate dehydrogenase/oxidase, producing the protein MKRSDIIQQVEDSSKVWDFIIIGGGATGLGSGLDAAARGYSVLLLEQGDFAEATSSRSTKMVHGGVRYLAQGNISLVMEALHERGILKQNAPHMCYNQKFIVPDYKWWGLPYYGIGLKCYDMLARKYSFGPSQIYSKGSVVKEVPGVLTKKLKGGVTYHDGQFDDARLALTIARTMSDFGGCPLNYARVNGLIKTSTGYVCGVEAEDTLSGKSYELKAKAVINATGIFTDDIMNMDNPAHKKLIAPSQGIHIVIDREFLGGDTGIMIPKTDDGRVIFFVPWHGKVVVGTTDTALDSVCMEPKPLDEEIDFLVEHSARFLSKAPTRADVHSVFTGIRPLIAAGDGESTSALSRDHYLTVSPNKLLTIAGGKWTTYRHMAEDCIDNAIQMGGLPFRPSPTQNVKLHGYTEDFDHNDHMHVYGSEASEIMALAEEYPELDQRMHPDLPYSWLEVVWSARNEWAYNVSDALARRTRALIINAKAAAEVAPKCAEIMAAELGKDAEWVKEQSEKFAALAENYIVR; encoded by the coding sequence ATGAAGCGTTCAGATATTATCCAGCAGGTGGAAGACAGTTCGAAAGTTTGGGATTTCATTATCATCGGCGGCGGTGCGACTGGTCTCGGCTCCGGACTTGATGCTGCCGCCCGCGGATATTCCGTGCTGCTGCTCGAACAGGGCGACTTTGCCGAAGCTACTTCCAGCCGCAGTACCAAGATGGTTCACGGCGGTGTAAGGTATCTTGCACAGGGCAACATTTCCCTGGTCATGGAAGCACTGCACGAACGCGGCATTCTCAAGCAGAACGCCCCGCACATGTGCTACAACCAGAAGTTCATTGTCCCCGACTATAAGTGGTGGGGGCTGCCTTACTACGGCATCGGTCTCAAATGTTACGACATGCTTGCCCGTAAATACAGCTTCGGTCCTTCTCAGATCTACTCCAAGGGTTCCGTAGTCAAAGAGGTTCCCGGCGTCCTGACCAAGAAACTCAAGGGCGGGGTAACCTACCACGACGGTCAGTTCGACGATGCCCGTCTGGCGCTTACTATTGCCCGCACAATGAGCGATTTCGGAGGCTGTCCTCTCAACTATGCCCGCGTGAACGGCCTGATCAAAACCTCCACCGGATATGTCTGCGGCGTTGAGGCCGAAGACACTCTTTCCGGCAAGTCCTATGAACTCAAGGCCAAGGCCGTGATCAATGCCACCGGTATCTTTACCGATGACATCATGAACATGGACAACCCCGCGCACAAGAAGCTCATCGCCCCCAGTCAGGGGATTCATATCGTCATCGACCGCGAATTCCTCGGCGGCGACACCGGGATCATGATCCCCAAGACCGATGACGGTCGCGTAATTTTCTTTGTTCCCTGGCATGGAAAGGTTGTAGTCGGAACCACAGACACTGCTCTTGATTCCGTATGCATGGAGCCCAAGCCTCTGGATGAGGAAATAGATTTTCTCGTCGAGCACTCGGCCCGTTTCCTTTCCAAGGCGCCGACCCGTGCCGATGTCCACAGTGTTTTCACCGGTATCAGGCCGCTTATCGCTGCCGGTGACGGGGAATCCACCTCCGCGCTTTCCAGAGACCATTACCTCACTGTTTCTCCCAACAAGCTGCTGACCATAGCAGGCGGAAAGTGGACCACCTACAGACATATGGCTGAAGACTGCATAGACAACGCCATCCAGATGGGCGGGCTGCCTTTCCGTCCCTCTCCTACTCAGAATGTTAAGCTGCACGGGTACACCGAAGATTTCGACCACAACGACCATATGCATGTTTACGGAAGCGAGGCCTCGGAAATAATGGCCCTCGCTGAAGAGTATCCCGAACTCGACCAGCGCATGCACCCGGACCTTCCCTACTCCTGGCTGGAAGTTGTGTGGTCTGCCCGCAATGAATGGGCGTACAATGTCTCCGATGCCCTTGCCCGGAGAACCAGAGCTCTGATCATCAATGCCAAGGCTGCGGCTGAAGTCGCTCCTAAATGCGCTGAAATAATGGCTGCCGAGCTCGGCAAGGACGCAGAGTGGGTCAAGGAGCAGAGCGAAAAATTCGCCGCTTTGGCCGAAAACTATATTGTACGGTAA
- a CDS encoding molybdopterin-guanine dinucleotide biosynthesis protein MobB codes for MKAISIVGKKKTGKTTVGLALVKCLTDRGLKVGVVKHSHHGFDGIEGADTEEYKAIASAVAAYSPSQSFVSWAAERTVQDMIPLMDVDVIVMEGGNKVGWLPRIIMVREDNDDKEFYPELALKQMPACTRETPPSPAEIEKLADLVLEKGFILPGLNCGACGREFCMDFVADIIAGKARVSGCQAKAGSMSVTCNGSELGFNPFVSDILSAGITAMLRQLKGFVPGDIEIKIKSGS; via the coding sequence ATGAAAGCTATCTCCATTGTCGGAAAAAAGAAAACCGGAAAAACAACTGTCGGACTGGCGTTGGTCAAATGCCTTACCGACCGGGGACTGAAGGTCGGCGTGGTCAAACATTCACACCACGGATTCGACGGAATCGAAGGAGCCGACACGGAAGAGTACAAAGCGATTGCCTCCGCAGTAGCAGCATACTCCCCTTCCCAGTCTTTTGTCTCATGGGCTGCGGAGCGTACTGTGCAGGACATGATTCCGCTGATGGATGTGGACGTGATAGTCATGGAAGGCGGCAACAAAGTAGGCTGGCTTCCCAGGATAATTATGGTCCGCGAGGACAACGATGACAAGGAGTTCTACCCGGAACTTGCCTTGAAACAAATGCCTGCCTGCACCCGCGAGACACCCCCGTCCCCGGCGGAGATAGAAAAACTTGCCGACCTTGTACTGGAAAAAGGCTTTATTCTGCCGGGACTCAACTGCGGAGCCTGCGGAAGGGAATTCTGCATGGATTTCGTGGCCGACATCATTGCCGGAAAGGCCCGTGTTTCCGGCTGTCAGGCCAAGGCCGGAAGCATGAGCGTAACCTGCAACGGCAGTGAACTGGGATTCAACCCATTCGTATCCGATATCCTTTCAGCAGGAATCACCGCAATGCTCCGCCAGCTCAAGGGGTTTGTTCCAGGTGATATTGAAATCAAAATAAAAAGCGGCAGCTAG
- a CDS encoding MFS transporter has protein sequence MTALHKNKNLQIVFTVTLMAIMGVSSIIPALPLLIKRFDISASNVGLIFTVFTLPGIIFSPLAGIFADRLGRKKILVPALVLFGISGTACFFASDYNTLLLLRLIQGVGASAIGVINLTIIGDLFNGRDRIKAMGLNAGVLSMGTAIFPAIGGILAQISWRAPFLLALSALPLAWIVAFRLNNPEPKSEGNMRKYLSSAIEGMKRQEVLSLFIITLLTFIILYGPIITYLPILLHSKFASSPVVIGAVISSASFITAIAASQMGRLARIMSQPTMIAISALAYGTAMIMLPTGHSALWCIIPVCFFGLGQGLNLPNSMSMLTAIAPMEQRAVFMSVNGMLLRVGQTIAPLMMGLVYAGMGLNAVYYAGAAVAVVIFAVTLKFLRGFEAEPA, from the coding sequence ATGACTGCTTTGCATAAAAATAAAAATCTACAGATTGTATTCACCGTTACGCTGATGGCCATCATGGGCGTATCGAGCATAATTCCGGCCCTGCCGCTGCTGATAAAAAGATTCGATATCTCAGCCTCAAATGTAGGACTCATTTTCACGGTTTTCACACTTCCGGGAATCATCTTCTCCCCGCTGGCAGGAATCTTTGCGGACAGGCTGGGCCGGAAGAAAATCCTGGTTCCAGCTCTTGTACTTTTCGGTATCTCCGGGACCGCCTGCTTCTTTGCTTCCGACTACAACACGCTTCTTCTGCTCCGGCTGATTCAGGGGGTAGGAGCGTCGGCGATAGGGGTCATCAACCTGACCATTATCGGTGATCTCTTCAACGGGAGAGACCGGATCAAGGCAATGGGGCTCAACGCCGGGGTTCTGAGCATGGGAACTGCTATTTTCCCGGCCATAGGCGGAATACTGGCCCAGATAAGCTGGCGGGCGCCCTTTCTGCTTGCGCTTTCGGCCCTGCCGCTTGCCTGGATTGTGGCCTTCAGGCTCAATAATCCGGAACCGAAATCGGAAGGAAACATGCGCAAATACCTCAGTTCCGCCATTGAGGGCATGAAAAGGCAGGAGGTTCTCTCACTTTTCATCATAACGCTCCTGACCTTCATCATCCTTTACGGACCGATAATCACCTACCTCCCGATCCTTCTGCATTCGAAATTCGCATCATCACCTGTGGTCATCGGGGCGGTTATTTCCAGCGCATCCTTCATAACCGCCATCGCGGCCTCCCAGATGGGCAGACTGGCGCGCATAATGTCCCAGCCTACCATGATCGCCATTTCGGCGCTGGCCTACGGAACCGCCATGATCATGCTCCCTACCGGCCATTCCGCCCTCTGGTGCATTATCCCGGTATGTTTCTTCGGCCTCGGCCAGGGCCTTAACCTGCCGAACTCAATGTCCATGCTGACCGCAATAGCCCCCATGGAGCAAAGGGCCGTATTCATGTCCGTAAACGGCATGCTGCTCAGAGTCGGACAGACCATAGCCCCGCTGATGATGGGACTTGTCTATGCCGGTATGGGCCTCAATGCGGTCTACTATGCCGGAGCCGCGGTAGCAGTGGTAATATTTGCGGTAACTTTGAAATTTCTGAGAGGATTCGAAGCTGAACCGGCATGA
- a CDS encoding PilZ domain-containing protein: MVQNKRRRTRVTAGFTVMLHKDGVDSDAETRNLSLTGLLCEPVEGFEVDDACEVSITLSEEVFIKVSARIVRADESGLAVNFNSMDENSFTHLRRLIQFNAPDADAIDSELTSPAFDS, translated from the coding sequence ATGGTCCAGAATAAGAGACGCAGGACAAGAGTCACTGCCGGATTTACCGTGATGCTGCACAAGGACGGGGTTGATTCTGACGCTGAAACCCGCAACCTGAGTCTTACCGGCCTGCTGTGTGAACCTGTGGAAGGTTTTGAGGTGGATGATGCCTGCGAAGTGTCCATTACCCTGTCCGAAGAAGTTTTTATCAAGGTCAGTGCCAGGATTGTCCGGGCGGATGAATCCGGACTGGCTGTGAACTTCAATTCCATGGACGAGAACAGTTTTACGCACCTGCGCAGGCTGATTCAGTTCAACGCTCCCGATGCGGACGCTATAGACAGCGAGCTTACTTCTCCCGCTTTTGATTCCTGA
- the argB gene encoding acetylglutamate kinase, whose translation MERDITKAKLLIEALPYIKEFYGETIVIKYGGNAMIDETLKRAFALNIILLKYIGINPVVVHGGGPQIQKMLSALNIDSQFKSGYRVTDAATMDVVEMVLVGQVNKQIVNLINLNGGKAVGLSGKDGMLLKAEQKELVVESEARVPEIIDLGKVGEVTEVNTTLIKSLLAEGFIPVIAPVGVDEEGATYNINADSVAGSVAAAMNAKRLHLLTDVQGLLDADKNLISSMTCREAAEAIDNGVATGGMIPKLSCCLEAVHSGVEKAHIIDGRVENCVLLELFTKSGIGTEVTA comes from the coding sequence ATGGAAAGAGATATAACAAAGGCCAAGCTTCTGATTGAGGCACTGCCCTATATCAAGGAATTCTACGGCGAAACCATTGTCATAAAATACGGCGGGAACGCCATGATCGATGAGACGCTGAAGCGAGCCTTTGCTCTGAACATAATCCTCCTTAAATATATCGGAATCAACCCGGTTGTAGTCCACGGCGGCGGTCCGCAGATCCAGAAAATGCTCAGTGCGCTGAACATCGACAGCCAGTTCAAAAGCGGATACCGGGTTACCGATGCCGCGACCATGGACGTTGTGGAAATGGTGCTGGTAGGACAGGTGAACAAACAGATCGTAAACCTGATCAACCTGAACGGCGGCAAGGCAGTGGGACTTTCCGGAAAGGACGGCATGCTCCTCAAGGCCGAACAGAAAGAACTGGTGGTGGAGTCGGAAGCACGGGTCCCGGAAATAATTGACCTGGGCAAGGTCGGCGAGGTTACAGAGGTAAATACGACACTGATCAAGTCCCTGCTGGCCGAAGGATTCATCCCGGTTATTGCTCCGGTAGGAGTGGATGAGGAAGGCGCTACATATAATATAAATGCCGACTCGGTCGCCGGATCGGTTGCTGCGGCAATGAATGCCAAAAGACTGCACCTGCTGACCGATGTGCAGGGATTGCTGGACGCCGATAAGAATCTCATTTCATCCATGACCTGCCGCGAGGCCGCTGAGGCTATAGACAACGGTGTTGCAACAGGTGGCATGATCCCGAAACTCAGCTGCTGTCTTGAGGCTGTCCACAGCGGAGTGGAAAAAGCGCACATCATAGACGGAAGGGTGGAAAACTGTGTTCTGCTGGAACTTTTCACCAAAAGCGGGATCGGAACGGAAGTGACCGCGTAA
- a CDS encoding molybdopterin biosynthesis protein gives MTDRNIYLKTIPAGEAVATAISALDRDELVKTETIPVHEALNRVTAEAITARCSSPTYHSAAMDGFAVKSENTFSAREGNPVSLTKGSDCVAVNTGNPLPDGMDAVIMIENVVDAGDFITIESPSFPWQHVRRIGEDIVATEMLLPRNHTISPFDIGALLSAGIYDILVYEKIRMTFIPTGDEVLPFADRPTPKAGEVIESNSQVFKGLAAGLDIEFKAVAPVRDREDKLLKAVSAALKDSHVVVVGAGSSAGSKDFTRKVFQELGQVLVHGIAVMPGKPTVVGTAQGRLLVGAPGYPVSAVVCFEDILTPVISWLSGKYRPERNRVSVRMARRTPSKPGQEEIVRLAVGRVGSEYIGVPLSRGAGMITTLTKAQGFTRIPAESEGVEMGDSIPVELFSKRSGLDKVLMHVGSHDNTLDLLGDLLMGSDTPLRLVSTHAGSMGGLTALKNEMALFAGAHLFDPESGDFNFPFLEKYLPGIKVTVINLAIRHQGFIVPKGNPKGITGIESLGGTGVNFINRQRGAGTRILFDYHMNKSGLKPQDISGYDREEFTHMSVAANVLTGAADCGLGIYAAAKALDLDFVPLAHERYDLVIPERFIDDYRIKALIDLIRTDEVKKAISELGGYETPLTGKQMTPGIGLG, from the coding sequence ATGACTGATCGTAATATCTACCTGAAGACTATACCGGCCGGCGAGGCGGTTGCTACAGCCATCTCCGCCCTGGACCGTGATGAACTGGTCAAGACTGAAACCATCCCCGTCCACGAAGCACTGAACAGGGTCACTGCCGAGGCCATAACAGCCCGCTGCTCATCTCCGACATACCATTCCGCGGCCATGGACGGATTCGCGGTTAAAAGTGAAAACACTTTTTCGGCGCGTGAAGGAAATCCGGTCAGCCTGACGAAAGGCTCCGACTGCGTTGCCGTCAACACCGGCAATCCCCTGCCGGACGGCATGGATGCAGTCATAATGATCGAAAATGTGGTCGATGCCGGAGATTTCATTACCATCGAAAGCCCATCTTTTCCATGGCAGCACGTCAGGCGCATCGGCGAAGACATCGTGGCCACGGAAATGCTCCTGCCGCGCAACCACACCATTTCGCCATTCGATATCGGCGCCCTTCTGTCCGCAGGCATTTACGACATACTGGTCTACGAAAAAATACGGATGACCTTCATTCCTACCGGGGACGAAGTTCTTCCTTTTGCCGACCGCCCCACTCCGAAGGCCGGCGAAGTAATCGAATCCAATTCACAGGTGTTCAAAGGGCTTGCGGCAGGTCTGGATATAGAATTCAAGGCAGTTGCCCCTGTCCGCGACAGGGAGGACAAGCTCCTGAAAGCTGTTTCCGCCGCCCTCAAAGATTCGCACGTAGTTGTTGTGGGGGCAGGATCATCCGCCGGGAGCAAGGACTTTACCCGTAAGGTCTTTCAGGAACTGGGTCAGGTACTGGTTCACGGAATAGCCGTAATGCCCGGCAAGCCGACTGTGGTAGGCACGGCACAAGGCCGCCTGCTGGTAGGTGCACCGGGATACCCGGTAAGCGCTGTCGTCTGCTTTGAGGATATTCTTACCCCAGTAATTTCATGGCTTTCCGGCAAATACAGACCGGAACGGAACAGGGTGTCGGTCCGCATGGCCAGACGCACCCCCTCAAAACCGGGACAGGAAGAAATAGTCCGTCTGGCGGTCGGTAGGGTAGGCAGCGAATACATCGGCGTACCTCTTTCACGCGGAGCAGGGATGATCACAACCCTGACCAAGGCTCAGGGATTCACCCGCATACCGGCTGAAAGTGAAGGTGTGGAAATGGGCGATTCCATCCCGGTGGAACTGTTTTCCAAACGGTCCGGTCTGGACAAAGTGCTCATGCACGTAGGCAGCCACGATAACACACTGGACCTGCTAGGCGACCTGCTCATGGGCTCAGACACACCCCTGCGCCTTGTTTCCACCCATGCAGGCTCAATGGGCGGCCTTACTGCGCTGAAAAACGAAATGGCCCTGTTTGCCGGAGCCCATCTTTTCGACCCGGAATCCGGAGACTTCAACTTTCCATTTCTTGAAAAGTACCTGCCCGGAATAAAGGTGACTGTCATCAACCTTGCCATACGCCATCAGGGCTTCATTGTCCCTAAGGGCAATCCGAAAGGTATAACCGGCATCGAATCTCTGGGCGGCACCGGGGTCAACTTCATCAATAGACAGCGCGGAGCAGGCACCAGAATCCTTTTTGACTATCACATGAACAAATCCGGTCTCAAACCGCAGGACATATCAGGATATGACCGCGAAGAATTCACTCACATGAGTGTTGCCGCAAACGTTCTTACCGGGGCGGCAGACTGCGGGCTCGGTATCTACGCTGCTGCAAAGGCGCTGGATCTTGATTTCGTTCCCCTGGCCCATGAGCGGTACGATCTGGTCATACCGGAAAGATTCATCGATGATTACAGGATAAAAGCCCTGATAGACCTGATCAGAACAGATGAAGTAAAAAAAGCCATCAGTGAACTCGGGGGTTACGAAACACCGCTGACAGGTAAGCAGATGACTCCCGGCATAGGTCTGGGCTGA
- a CDS encoding ion channel, protein MFRLYRIFKYSPAKFTVLLGFLVLQIFISPIAGDSRVLQQVLYFYTYLVLISAVTAIISDRRKLYAYFSLYAASLLSSVMFFHSKHLFWLSVSEGADMLMLCIAVWGIQRFMSRQRRVTQDLISGAICIYMLAGMIWADAYSQCEIYRRGSFSGLDPESGIFAIRNALTYFSYVTMLTVGYGDIMPVSFMARSLAVLQGIFGQMYLAVFIAGILGTFISQHNAGSSDNNQSGHSGPD, encoded by the coding sequence ATGTTCAGATTATACCGCATATTCAAGTACAGTCCTGCCAAGTTTACCGTTCTGCTCGGTTTTCTGGTCCTGCAGATATTCATCAGTCCTATTGCCGGTGATTCCAGGGTGTTGCAGCAGGTTCTGTATTTTTACACTTATCTGGTGCTCATCTCGGCTGTAACCGCAATAATTTCGGACCGGCGCAAACTTTATGCATATTTCAGCCTGTACGCCGCATCCCTGCTAAGTTCGGTTATGTTTTTTCACAGCAAACATCTGTTCTGGCTTTCAGTGAGCGAAGGGGCGGATATGCTCATGCTCTGCATTGCCGTGTGGGGAATTCAGCGGTTCATGTCCCGGCAGCGCAGGGTTACGCAGGATCTTATCTCCGGGGCCATCTGCATCTACATGCTGGCAGGGATGATCTGGGCGGATGCCTATTCGCAGTGCGAAATATACCGCCGGGGCTCATTTTCCGGCCTTGATCCGGAGTCAGGCATTTTCGCCATACGCAATGCCCTGACCTACTTCAGCTATGTCACCATGCTCACTGTCGGGTATGGGGACATAATGCCCGTCTCATTCATGGCCCGATCTCTTGCCGTTCTGCAGGGGATTTTCGGGCAGATGTATCTGGCAGTGTTTATTGCCGGAATTCTGGGGACATTCATCTCCCAGCACAATGCAGGCAGCAGTGATAATAATCAATCCGGGCATTCAGGTCCTGACTGA
- the glpK gene encoding glycerol kinase GlpK, which translates to MEKKYVLSIDQGTTSSRAIIFNKGGEIVKVTQKEFTQIFPNPGWVEHDAMEIWSSVQSVVAEALSDVPAEEIAAIGITNQRETTVVWDKNTGKPVYNAIVWQSRQTMDICNDLKGKGLDPMVREKTGLLIDAYFSGTKVKWILDNVEGAREKAEKGDLLFGTIDTWLVWKLTGGEVHVTDYTNASRTLMYNIHDLKWDEEILGHLTVPASMLPEVKPSSEVYGNTHKDAFQGLEIPISGMAGDQQAALFGQACFEEGMAKNTYGTGCFMLMNTGEKAVPSKNGLLTTIAWGVDGKVEYALEGSIFVAGSAIQWLRDGMRMFREAKDSELYATRVQGTDGVYMVPAFVGLGAPYWNSEVRGAVFGLTRGTTKEHFVRATLESLCYQTKDVLSAMEADSGISLAKLRVDGGAVANDLMLQIQSDVLGVPVERPLCIETTALGAAYLAGLAVGFWSDKSDIKKNFGIDREFDPKMAAEDSAKLYEGWQKAVEATMAFK; encoded by the coding sequence ATGGAAAAGAAATACGTTCTTTCTATCGATCAGGGTACTACCAGCTCTCGCGCAATCATCTTCAACAAAGGCGGCGAGATTGTTAAAGTAACCCAGAAAGAATTTACCCAGATTTTTCCCAATCCGGGCTGGGTTGAACACGATGCAATGGAAATCTGGTCTTCCGTCCAGTCCGTAGTTGCAGAAGCCCTGTCTGACGTTCCTGCCGAAGAAATCGCCGCCATCGGTATCACCAACCAGCGTGAAACCACCGTTGTGTGGGATAAGAACACCGGCAAACCCGTATACAACGCAATCGTATGGCAGTCCCGCCAGACCATGGATATATGCAACGATCTGAAAGGCAAAGGCCTTGATCCCATGGTTCGTGAAAAGACCGGTCTGCTCATTGATGCATACTTCTCCGGTACCAAGGTAAAATGGATTCTCGATAACGTTGAAGGCGCCCGCGAAAAAGCCGAAAAGGGCGATCTTCTTTTCGGTACCATCGACACCTGGCTGGTATGGAAGCTTACCGGCGGCGAAGTTCATGTAACCGATTACACCAACGCTTCCCGTACCCTGATGTACAACATCCACGACCTCAAGTGGGATGAAGAAATTCTCGGACACCTGACTGTCCCTGCTTCCATGCTTCCCGAAGTCAAACCTTCTTCCGAAGTATACGGCAACACCCACAAGGATGCTTTCCAGGGTCTGGAAATCCCCATCTCCGGTATGGCCGGTGACCAGCAGGCCGCTCTGTTCGGACAGGCATGCTTTGAAGAAGGTATGGCCAAGAACACCTACGGAACCGGTTGCTTCATGCTCATGAACACCGGCGAAAAGGCTGTTCCTTCCAAAAACGGTCTGCTCACAACCATCGCATGGGGCGTTGACGGCAAAGTTGAATACGCTCTTGAAGGTTCCATCTTTGTTGCCGGTTCCGCTATCCAGTGGCTGCGTGACGGAATGAGAATGTTCCGTGAAGCAAAGGATTCCGAACTTTACGCAACCCGCGTACAGGGTACTGACGGAGTTTACATGGTTCCCGCATTCGTAGGTCTCGGTGCTCCTTACTGGAACTCCGAAGTTCGCGGTGCCGTATTCGGCCTTACCCGCGGAACCACCAAGGAACACTTCGTACGTGCCACCCTTGAATCCCTCTGCTACCAGACCAAGGACGTTCTTTCCGCAATGGAAGCTGACTCCGGTATCTCTCTGGCAAAACTCCGCGTTGACGGCGGCGCAGTTGCCAACGACCTGATGCTTCAGATTCAGTCCGACGTCCTCGGCGTACCTGTTGAACGTCCCCTGTGCATTGAAACCACAGCACTCGGTGCAGCATACCTCGCAGGTCTGGCTGTAGGTTTCTGGTCTGATAAGAGCGACATCAAAAAGAACTTCGGTATCGACCGCGAATTCGATCCCAAAATGGCTGCTGAAGATTCCGCCAAACTGTACGAAGGATGGCAGAAGGCTGTTGAAGCAACCATGGCTTTCAAATAA